One Ricinus communis isolate WT05 ecotype wild-type chromosome 7, ASM1957865v1, whole genome shotgun sequence genomic region harbors:
- the LOC8282572 gene encoding equilibrative nucleotide transporter 1, whose protein sequence is MKQVTTSCRSTKRCRSIQLHNYPPPNNPHNHPNKPTNKQTNKRPKTQTHSLHSPTTTNSPMGLPGKSANNDPDCESSFLLSTVSENIPKDSFNLVYIIYFTLGLGYLLPWNAFITAVDYFSAIYPGVSVDRVFAVAYMLVSLCCLLVIVFYAHKSDAYFRINVGLVLFVLALLIVPVMDAVYIKGRVGLYNGFDVSVGAISLAALADGLAQGGLIGGAGELPERYMQAVVAGTAGSGVLVSFLRIITKAVYTQDEHGLRKSANLYFSVGIVVMILCIIFHNVAHRLPVIKYYRDLKVQAANEEKKEKGSLSGAQWRSTVWEIVGSVKWYGIGILLIYIVTLAIFPGYITEDVHSETLKDWYPILLVTGYNLFDLVGKSLTAVYLLDNEKVAISCCLARFLFFPLFLGCLHGPKFFRTELPVTILTSLLGLTNGYLTSVLMVLAPKVVPIQHSETAGIVIVLFLVIGLAAGSIVSWFWVF, encoded by the exons atgaaaCAAGTAACAACTTCATGCAGGTCTACAAAACGCTGTCGCTCAATCCAACTCCACAATTATCCTCCTCCTAATAATCCCCATAACCACCCCAACAAAccaacaaacaaacaaacaaacaaacggCCAAAAACGCAGACCCACTCCTTACACTCTCCGACCACCACCAACTCCCCCATGGGCCTGCCCGGAAAGTCCGCAAACAATGATCCCGATTGCGAGAGCTCTTTCCTTCTATCCACAGTCTCTGAAAATATACCAAAAGACAGTTTTAACCTTGTTTACATAATATATTTCACTCTAGGCCTTGGCTATCTTCTCCCATGGAACGCCTTCATTACCGCCGTTGATTACTTCTCCGCCATCTACCCAGGCGTCTCCGTTGACCGTGTTTTCGCTGTGGCTTATATGTTAGTGAGTCTTTGTTGTCTTTTGGTTATTGTGTTTTATGCACACAAGTCTGATGCTTACTTTAGAATCAATGTGGGTTTGGTTCTTTTTGTTTTGGCTCTTTTAATTGTTCCCGTTATGGATGCTGTTTATATCAAAGGTCGAGTCGGGTTGTATAACGGGTTTGATGTTTCGGTTGGGGCTATTTCTTTAGCGGCTTTGGCTGATGGTTTGGCTCAAGGTGGGTTGATTGGCGGTGCTGGTGAATTGCCTGAAAGGTATATGCAAGCTGTTGTTGCCGGTACTGCTGGTTCTg GGGTCCTTGTTTCATTTCTGAGGATCATAACCAAAGCTGTATATACACAAGATGAACATGGCCTTAGAAAAAGCGCAAATCTCTATTTTTCTGTTGGGATTGTCGTTATGATATTATGTATCATCTTTCATAATGTGGCACATCGACTTCCAGTTATTAAGTACTATAGAGATTTGAAAGTTCAGGCTGCAAATgaggaaaagaaggaaaaagggTCTCTAAGTGGAGCTCAGTGGAGGTCAACCGTATGGGAGATTGTTGGGAGCGTCAAGTGGTATGGTATTGGAATCCTGCTCATCTATATTGTGACTTTAGCAATATTTCCAGGGTATATAACAGAGGATGTGCACTCTGAGACTCTCAAGGACTGGTACCCAATTCTTCTTGTTACTGGCTACAATTTGTTTGACTTGGTTGGTAAATCCTTAACTGCAGTCTATTTACTGGACAATGAAAAGGTTGCCATTAGTTGCTGTTTAGCAAGATTcctcttttttcctctcttcttagGTTGCTTGCACGGTCCCAAATTCTTCCGAACAGAGCTCCCAGTAACAATCCTGACTAGTCTATTGGGTCTTACTAACGGCTATCTGACCAGTGTATTGATGGTTTTGGCTCCCAAAGTCGTTCCAATACAGCATTCAGAGACTGCTGGGATAGTGATTGTGTTGTTCCTAGTTATTGGTCTGGCTGCTGGATCAATTGTATCTTGGTTTTGGGTATTCTGA
- the LOC8282571 gene encoding probable LRR receptor-like serine/threonine-protein kinase MEE39 isoform X1 — protein sequence MAKPILKYQELLSTTIFLVALFITSQTSDSSCILDVQLPSAINNSNCAPGNWGGFISNACCVPVFDEYLYASGQMAERTGQVYLNSTEQEACLISMKPVYNDVLGCGIQKLTGGSGGCSSYTKADVVTKLGNMLNDLAEDCRLIYLDDEHDQACNSCLKKWEEIGGSSNNGSDLNSEGNLCRFAVLITFTSNLLHDRKRVHAIYNCLALQNLFVGNEQAGMGGSTYTKQSTGRIILITGLVGLLAIIIIAVSIWIFFRKRNKGDLSTGKAGSYVSYSEESSDLKISPREIYLATGNLNEVNLIGQGIAGKVYRGMLSNGKDVAVKHIIDDGYAETFVREVTSLSHIRHPNLVALLGFCQHKDDCFLVYELCHNGNLSEWLYGKDKFLSWIQRLEIAINSARGLWFLHTYPEGCIVHRDIKPTNILIDAEFQAKLSDFGLSKVMDVGQSYVSSEVRGTFGYVDPEYRTNHRVNAKGDVYSFGIVLLQLISGQRVINLNLHRPVQLNKMAKFLSKGGNITEFADPKLNGDYSVKAFDLVLKLALSCTGVKQERPSMEQVVLRLEEALDISMRMKSIT from the exons ATGGCTAAACCGATCTTGAAGTACCAAGAACTACTCTCGACCACTATCTTTCTTGTTGCTCTTTTCATCACTTCACAAACTTCTGATAGTAGTTGCATTCTTGATGTTCAACTCCCTTCAGCTATTAATAACTCAAATTGTGCACCGGGCAACTGGGGAGGGTTCATTAGTAATGCTTGTTGTGTACCTGTTTTTGATGAGTACTTGTATGCATCAGGACAAATGGCCGAAAGAACCGGCCAAGTATACTTGAATTCTACGGAACAAGAAGCCTGTTTAATCTCAATGAAGCCTGTTTATAATGATGTTTTGGGTTGTGGCATTCAGAAGTTAACCGGTGGAAGTGGTGGTTGCTCTAGTTATACAAAAGCAGATGTTGTTACTAAGCTTGGGAACATGTTGAACGATTTAGCTGAAGATTGTAGGCTTATATATTTGGATGATGAACATGATCAGGCTTGCAATTCATGTCTGAAAAAGTGGGAGGAGATCGGTGGATCGTCAAACAATGGCAGTGACTTGAATTCTGAAGGTAACTTGTGCAGGTTTGCAGTTCTGATAACATTCACCAGTAATCTGCTTCATGATAGGAAAAGGGTCCACGCTATTTACAATTGCCTTGCTTTGCAGAATCTTTTTGTAG GAAATGAACAGGCAGGCATGGGTGGAAGCACTTATACCAAGCAAAGCACAG gtagaataattttaatcacTGGACTAGTAGGACTTCTggcaataataattattgcaGTATCAATTTGGATCTTTTTCCGGAAAAGGAATAAAGGAGACCTGTCAACCGGAAAGGCTG GATCATATGTTTCATATTCTGAGGAGTCCAGTGATCTCAAGATTTCACCTAGGGAAATTTATTTGGCAACAGGCAATCTCAATGAAGTAAACTTGATTGGCCAAGGCATAGCTG GGAAGGTTTATAGAGGGATGCTGTCTAACGGCAAAGATGTTGCAGTTAAGCACATAATTGATGATGGATATGCAGAGACATTTGTCCGCGAAGTTACGAGCCTATCCCACATCAGACATCCAAATCTTGTAGCTCTTCTAGGATTTTGTCAGCACAAAGATGACTGTTTCCTAGTTTATGAGCTTTGCCACAATGGTAACTTATCAGAGTGGCTATATG gtaaagataaatttctttcCTGGATCCAAAGACTTGAGATTGCAATTAACAGTGCAAGAGGTCTCTGGTTTCTCCACACTTATCCAGAAGGCTGCATAGTTCACCGGGATATTAAG CCAACCAACATCCTTATCGATGCTGAATTTCAAGCGAAACTCTCAGACTTTGGATTATCAAAAGTTATGGATGTGGGTCAGTCTTATGTGAGCTCAGAAGTGAGAGGAACATTTGGTTATGTTGATCCTGAATATCGAACAAATCACCGTGTAAATGCCAAGGGAGATGTCTACAGTTTTGGAATAGTGTTGTTACAACTCATCTCAGGACAGAGGGTGATAAATCTGAACTTGCATAGGCCAGTGCAGCTAAACAAAATG GCTAAATTTCTCTCAAAAGGTGGTAATATAACAGAGTTTGCTGATCCTAAACTTAATGGAGACTACTCAGTTAAAGCCTTTGACCTGGTACTGAAGCTAGCCTTGTCATGTACAGGGGTTAAGCAGGAAAGACCATCAATGGAGCAAGTAGTACTAAGATTAGAGGAGGCACTTGACATCTCTATGAGAATGAAGTCAATCACATAG
- the LOC8282571 gene encoding probable receptor-like protein kinase At5g59700 isoform X2, which yields MAKPILKYQELLSTTIFLVALFITSQTSDSSCILDVQLPSAINNSNCAPGNWGGFISNACCVPVFDEYLYASGQMAERTGQVYLNSTEQEACLISMKPVYNDVLGCGIQKLTGGSGGCSSYTKADVVTKLGNMLNDLAEDCRLIYLDDEHDQACNSCLKKWEEIGGSSNNGSDLNSEGNLCRFAVLITFTSNLLHDRKRVHAIYNCLALQNLFVGNEQAGMGGSTYTKQSTGRIILITGLVGLLAIIIIAVSIWIFFRKRNKGDLSTGKAGSYVSYSEESSDLKISPREIYLATGNLNEVNLIGQGIAGKVYRGMLSNGKDVAVKHIIDDGYAETFVREVTSLSHIRHPNLVALLGFCQHKDDCFLVYELCHNGNLSEWLYGKDKFLSWIQRLEIAINSARGLWFLHTYPEGCIVHRDIKPTNILIDAEFQAKLSDFGLSKVMDVGQSYVSSEVRGTFGYVDPEYRTNHRVNAKGDVYSFGIVLLQLISGQRVINLNLHRPVQLNKMAKFLSKGVKQERPSMEQVVLRLEEALDISMRMKSIT from the exons ATGGCTAAACCGATCTTGAAGTACCAAGAACTACTCTCGACCACTATCTTTCTTGTTGCTCTTTTCATCACTTCACAAACTTCTGATAGTAGTTGCATTCTTGATGTTCAACTCCCTTCAGCTATTAATAACTCAAATTGTGCACCGGGCAACTGGGGAGGGTTCATTAGTAATGCTTGTTGTGTACCTGTTTTTGATGAGTACTTGTATGCATCAGGACAAATGGCCGAAAGAACCGGCCAAGTATACTTGAATTCTACGGAACAAGAAGCCTGTTTAATCTCAATGAAGCCTGTTTATAATGATGTTTTGGGTTGTGGCATTCAGAAGTTAACCGGTGGAAGTGGTGGTTGCTCTAGTTATACAAAAGCAGATGTTGTTACTAAGCTTGGGAACATGTTGAACGATTTAGCTGAAGATTGTAGGCTTATATATTTGGATGATGAACATGATCAGGCTTGCAATTCATGTCTGAAAAAGTGGGAGGAGATCGGTGGATCGTCAAACAATGGCAGTGACTTGAATTCTGAAGGTAACTTGTGCAGGTTTGCAGTTCTGATAACATTCACCAGTAATCTGCTTCATGATAGGAAAAGGGTCCACGCTATTTACAATTGCCTTGCTTTGCAGAATCTTTTTGTAG GAAATGAACAGGCAGGCATGGGTGGAAGCACTTATACCAAGCAAAGCACAG gtagaataattttaatcacTGGACTAGTAGGACTTCTggcaataataattattgcaGTATCAATTTGGATCTTTTTCCGGAAAAGGAATAAAGGAGACCTGTCAACCGGAAAGGCTG GATCATATGTTTCATATTCTGAGGAGTCCAGTGATCTCAAGATTTCACCTAGGGAAATTTATTTGGCAACAGGCAATCTCAATGAAGTAAACTTGATTGGCCAAGGCATAGCTG GGAAGGTTTATAGAGGGATGCTGTCTAACGGCAAAGATGTTGCAGTTAAGCACATAATTGATGATGGATATGCAGAGACATTTGTCCGCGAAGTTACGAGCCTATCCCACATCAGACATCCAAATCTTGTAGCTCTTCTAGGATTTTGTCAGCACAAAGATGACTGTTTCCTAGTTTATGAGCTTTGCCACAATGGTAACTTATCAGAGTGGCTATATG gtaaagataaatttctttcCTGGATCCAAAGACTTGAGATTGCAATTAACAGTGCAAGAGGTCTCTGGTTTCTCCACACTTATCCAGAAGGCTGCATAGTTCACCGGGATATTAAG CCAACCAACATCCTTATCGATGCTGAATTTCAAGCGAAACTCTCAGACTTTGGATTATCAAAAGTTATGGATGTGGGTCAGTCTTATGTGAGCTCAGAAGTGAGAGGAACATTTGGTTATGTTGATCCTGAATATCGAACAAATCACCGTGTAAATGCCAAGGGAGATGTCTACAGTTTTGGAATAGTGTTGTTACAACTCATCTCAGGACAGAGGGTGATAAATCTGAACTTGCATAGGCCAGTGCAGCTAAACAAAATG GCTAAATTTCTCTCAAAAG GGGTTAAGCAGGAAAGACCATCAATGGAGCAAGTAGTACTAAGATTAGAGGAGGCACTTGACATCTCTATGAGAATGAAGTCAATCACATAG
- the LOC8282571 gene encoding probable serine/threonine-protein kinase PBL21 isoform X3: MAKPILKYQELLSTTIFLVALFITSQTSDSSCILDVQLPSAINNSNCAPGNWGGFISNACCVPVFDEYLYASGQMAERTGQVYLNSTEQEACLISMKPVYNDVLGCGIQKLTGGSGGCSSYTKADVVTKLGNMLNDLAEDCRLIYLDDEHDQACNSCLKKWEEIGGSSNNGSDLNSEGNEQAGMGGSTYTKQSTGRIILITGLVGLLAIIIIAVSIWIFFRKRNKGDLSTGKAGSYVSYSEESSDLKISPREIYLATGNLNEVNLIGQGIAGKVYRGMLSNGKDVAVKHIIDDGYAETFVREVTSLSHIRHPNLVALLGFCQHKDDCFLVYELCHNGNLSEWLYGKDKFLSWIQRLEIAINSARGLWFLHTYPEGCIVHRDIKPTNILIDAEFQAKLSDFGLSKVMDVGQSYVSSEVRGTFGYVDPEYRTNHRVNAKGDVYSFGIVLLQLISGQRVINLNLHRPVQLNKMAKFLSKGGNITEFADPKLNGDYSVKAFDLVLKLALSCTGVKQERPSMEQVVLRLEEALDISMRMKSIT; the protein is encoded by the exons ATGGCTAAACCGATCTTGAAGTACCAAGAACTACTCTCGACCACTATCTTTCTTGTTGCTCTTTTCATCACTTCACAAACTTCTGATAGTAGTTGCATTCTTGATGTTCAACTCCCTTCAGCTATTAATAACTCAAATTGTGCACCGGGCAACTGGGGAGGGTTCATTAGTAATGCTTGTTGTGTACCTGTTTTTGATGAGTACTTGTATGCATCAGGACAAATGGCCGAAAGAACCGGCCAAGTATACTTGAATTCTACGGAACAAGAAGCCTGTTTAATCTCAATGAAGCCTGTTTATAATGATGTTTTGGGTTGTGGCATTCAGAAGTTAACCGGTGGAAGTGGTGGTTGCTCTAGTTATACAAAAGCAGATGTTGTTACTAAGCTTGGGAACATGTTGAACGATTTAGCTGAAGATTGTAGGCTTATATATTTGGATGATGAACATGATCAGGCTTGCAATTCATGTCTGAAAAAGTGGGAGGAGATCGGTGGATCGTCAAACAATGGCAGTGACTTGAATTCTGAAG GAAATGAACAGGCAGGCATGGGTGGAAGCACTTATACCAAGCAAAGCACAG gtagaataattttaatcacTGGACTAGTAGGACTTCTggcaataataattattgcaGTATCAATTTGGATCTTTTTCCGGAAAAGGAATAAAGGAGACCTGTCAACCGGAAAGGCTG GATCATATGTTTCATATTCTGAGGAGTCCAGTGATCTCAAGATTTCACCTAGGGAAATTTATTTGGCAACAGGCAATCTCAATGAAGTAAACTTGATTGGCCAAGGCATAGCTG GGAAGGTTTATAGAGGGATGCTGTCTAACGGCAAAGATGTTGCAGTTAAGCACATAATTGATGATGGATATGCAGAGACATTTGTCCGCGAAGTTACGAGCCTATCCCACATCAGACATCCAAATCTTGTAGCTCTTCTAGGATTTTGTCAGCACAAAGATGACTGTTTCCTAGTTTATGAGCTTTGCCACAATGGTAACTTATCAGAGTGGCTATATG gtaaagataaatttctttcCTGGATCCAAAGACTTGAGATTGCAATTAACAGTGCAAGAGGTCTCTGGTTTCTCCACACTTATCCAGAAGGCTGCATAGTTCACCGGGATATTAAG CCAACCAACATCCTTATCGATGCTGAATTTCAAGCGAAACTCTCAGACTTTGGATTATCAAAAGTTATGGATGTGGGTCAGTCTTATGTGAGCTCAGAAGTGAGAGGAACATTTGGTTATGTTGATCCTGAATATCGAACAAATCACCGTGTAAATGCCAAGGGAGATGTCTACAGTTTTGGAATAGTGTTGTTACAACTCATCTCAGGACAGAGGGTGATAAATCTGAACTTGCATAGGCCAGTGCAGCTAAACAAAATG GCTAAATTTCTCTCAAAAGGTGGTAATATAACAGAGTTTGCTGATCCTAAACTTAATGGAGACTACTCAGTTAAAGCCTTTGACCTGGTACTGAAGCTAGCCTTGTCATGTACAGGGGTTAAGCAGGAAAGACCATCAATGGAGCAAGTAGTACTAAGATTAGAGGAGGCACTTGACATCTCTATGAGAATGAAGTCAATCACATAG
- the LOC8282570 gene encoding U-box domain-containing protein 19: MIRNQNGSTRRILTFPAVHPYKNIDPTTLITSITDLALEICEFKSKSFSTNARNARETIRQVSNFLSCIEEFRVDFGFGILDSVVLSLSEVHLTLQKVRFLLEDCTREDARLFMITKSDRVASQFRAFVRAMATGLDVLPLGLIEVPSEVRELIELVIIQARKARFEVDPDDKRVMEDVISILNQFENDVIPDRSDIKKVLDYVGVQEWSDCNKEVKLLDAEIGFDYANVEKKKELALLSSLIGFLIYARCVLFDSVDTKVTRQQQQLPTKCSKELLSIINVDDFRCPISLEIMKDPVTIETGHTYDRSSILKWFRSGNPTCPKTGKRLGSIELIPNLLLKGLIQQFCIQNGIPTAETTKSKNRDITRTVLAGSLAAEGATKMVANFLADKLENGDSEDRNKAAYEIRLLSKASIFNRSCLVEAGAILFLLKLLLSKDSLSQENAIAGLLNLSKHSKSKPVIVENGGLELIVNVLKTGLRMEARQHAAATLFYLASVEEYRILIGGSTEAVQALVDLAREGNDRARKNALVALYGLLMHFGNHRRVIAAGAVPLLLTLLTTCEKEELVTDSLAVLASLAEKPDGAKAILHSGSLPQIMGVLDSSTSRAGKEQCVCLLLALCINGGTDVVAILVKSPSLMGSLYSQLSEGTSRASKKASALIRILHEFYERSSSSSKTPVIPRERFIHVW; this comes from the coding sequence ATGATCAGAAATCAAAACGGGTCGACCCGCCGGATTCTTACGTTCCCGGCGGTGCATCCTTACAAAAACATTGACCCAACAACGCTGATTACTTCAATTACAGATCTAGCGCTCGAAATCTGCGAATTCAAGTCTAAATCTTTCTCTACCAATGCAAGAAACGCCCGCGAAACAATTCGCCAAGTCAGCAACTTCCTCTCATGCATTGAGGAATTTCGGGTTGATTTCGGTTTTGGTATACTTGATTCTGTTGTGCTCAGCCTATCAGAGGTCCATTTGACTTTACAGAAAGTCCGGTTCTTGTTGGAAGACTGTACCAGGGAAGATGCTCGTTTATTTATGATTACGAAATCGGATCGGGTCGCGAGTCAGTTCCGAGCATTTGTCCGGGCTATGGCTACAGGTCTGGATGTTTTgccacttggattaattgagGTGCCAAGTGAAGTAAGGGAGTTGATTGAGTTGGTTATCATACAAGCGCGAAAAGCAAGATTTGAAGTTGACCCGGACGACAAACGGGTCATGGAAGATGTTATCTCGATTTTGAATCAGTTTGAAAATGATGTCATTCCTGATAGGAGTGATATAAAGAAGGTTTTGGATTACGTTGGAGTCCAAGAATGGAGTGATTGTAATAAAGAGGTTAAGTTATTGGATGCAGAGATTGGATTTGATTATGCAAATgtagagaagaaaaaagaattggcTCTTTTAAGTAGCTTGATAGGGTTCTTGATATATGCAAGATGCGTGCTTTTTGATTCTGTTGATACTAAAGTCACTCGACAACAGCAGCAACTTCCTACTAAATGCAGTAAGGAGTTGCTAAGTATCATTAACGTCGACGATTTTAGATGCCCAATATCACTAGAGATCATGAAAGATCCTGTCACAATAGAGACAGGACATACGTATGATCGATCTTCGATATTGAAATGGTTCAGGTCTGGAAATCCTACTTGTCCAAAAACGGGCAAGAGGCTTGGAAGCATAGAGCTGATCCCAAATTTACTGCTCAAGGGGTTGATTCAACAATTCTGCATTCAAAATGGGATCCCAACAGCTGAGACTACTAAAAGCAAGAATCGTGACATAACAAGGACCGTTCTTGCAGGAAGTTTGGCAGCTGAGGGAGCTACGAAAATGGTGGCTAATTTTCTTGCTGACAAGCTTGAAAATGGAGATAGTGAAGATAGGAATAAAGCTGCTTATGAGATTAGGCTTCTTAGTAAAGCAAGTATTTTTAATCGTTCTTGCTTGGTGGAAGCTGGtgcaattttatttctattgaAGTTGTTGCTGTCTAAAGATTCTTTGTCTCAAGAGAATGCCATCGCGGGTTTGTTGAATCTTTCGAAGCATTCAAAAAGTAAACCTGTGATTGTTGAGAATGGAGGATTGGAGTTGATTGTAAATGTTTTGAAGACGGGGTTAAGAATGGAGGCTAGGCAGCATGCTGCTGCTACATTATTTTACCTTGCTTCAGTAGAGGAGTACAGGATATTGATTGGGGGGAGCACTGAGGCTGTACAGGCTTTAGTAGACTTAGCTAGGGAAGGAAATGATCGTGCCAGAAAGAACGCATTGGTTGCACTTTATGGATTGCTTATGCATTTTGGTAATCATCGGAGGGTTATTGCAGCTGGAGCAGTTCCTTTGCTTCTTACTCTTTTGACAACTtgtgaaaaagaagaattagtaACGGATtctttagcagttttagctaGTCTAGCAGAGAAACCTGATGGGGCAAAAGCAATTCTCCATTCCGGTTCCTTGCCTCAAATTATGGGGGTTTTAGATTCCTCCACTTCAAGGGCAGGAAAGGAGCAATGTGTGTGTTTATTGCTGGCTTTATGCATCAATGGTGGTACAGATGTGGTGGCTATTCTGGTCAAGAGCCCTTCTCTTATGGGATCATTATATTCCCAATTGAGTGAAGGCACTTCTCGAGCAAGCAAGAAAGCAAGCGCTCTTATCAGGATCCTCCATGAATTCTATGAGAGGAGTTCCTCTAGCTCGAAGACTCCAGTTATTCCTCGAGAACGATTTATTCATGTATGGTAA
- the LOC8282569 gene encoding probable xyloglucan endotransglucosylase/hydrolase protein 33, with protein MAFLQESFFWVLLFSCMTLKVSSHVRHSRYTPPNVTRLTDLFSPVSIGQGFSTFFGGSNIKLLNNGSYATLALDKSSGSGLASKNKYYYGFFSAAIKLPAGLTSGVVVAFYMSNADTYPHSHDEIDIELLGHDKRNDWVLQTNVYANGSVSTGREEKFYLWFDPTAEHHHYSIIWNSHHIVFLLDNVPVREFVHNSAFPSVYPSKPMSVYATIWDGSEWATHGGKYPVNYKYGPFAVSFAEMEMTGCTYNPSADASGSSFSSSCSNKAGPSSLDPVEGQEFAKLSKEQSMAMDWARRKLMFYSYCNDRSRFKVLPPECK; from the exons ATGGCATTTCTACAAGAAAGCTTCTTTTGGGTTCTTTTATTCTCGTGCATGACATTAAAGGTTTCTTCACACGTCAGGCATAGCAGGTATACGCCTCCAAATGTTACTCGTTTAACTGATCTGTTTTCTCCAGTCTCAATTGGTCAAGGATTCTCTACGTTCTTTGGAGGATCAAATATTAAGTTGCTCAATAATGGGTCTTATGCCACTCTTGCTCTTGATAAATCCTCAG GGTCTGGTTTGGCTTCAAagaacaaatattattatggaTTCTTTAGTGCTGCAATAAAATTGCCTGCTGGCCTAACCTCTGGAGTTGTAGTGGCATTCTAT ATGTCTAATGCAGATACATATCCACACAGCCATGATGAGATAGACATTGAATTGCTTGGTCATGACAAGAGAAATGACTGGGTACTTCAAACAAATGTGTATGCAAATGGAAGTGTAAGCAcaggaagagaagaaaaattcTATCTTTGGTTTGATCCAACAGCAGAACACCACCATTACAGCATCATTTGGAATAGTCACCATATAGT GTTTCTATTGGACAATGTACCAGTAAGAGAGTTTGTCCACAACAGTGCATTCCCATCAGTGTACCCATCAAAACCAATGTCAGTTTATGCAACAATCTGGGATGGATCAGAATGGGCAACACATGGAGGAAAATACCCTGTTAATTATAAGTATGGACCATTTGCTGTTTCATTTGCAGAAATGGAAATGACTGGTTGCACATATAATCCATCAGCAGATGCCTCaggttcttctttttcttcttcatgtTCTAATAAGGCTGGTCCTTCAAGCTTAGACCCTGTAGAAGGGCAAGAATTTGCTAAGCTATCAAAAGAACAAAGTATGGCTATGGACTGGGCGAGAAGAAAGCTTATGTTCTACTCTTACTGTAATGATAGATCAAGATTCAAGGTCCTGCCACCTGAGTGCAAATAA